The Saxibacter everestensis genome has a window encoding:
- the rplE gene encoding 50S ribosomal protein L5, protein MSTEAIETPAAIELPRLKSKYRAEIVAKLQDEFGYANVMQVPTLTKVVVNMGVGDAARDSKLIEGAIRDLTAITGQKPQVTAARKSIAQFKLREGQPIGAHTTLRGRRMWEFLDRVVSLALPRIRDFRGLSDRQFDGNGNYTFGLTEQSMFHEIDQDAIDRVRGMDITVVTTAKTDDEGRALLRHLGFPFKSN, encoded by the coding sequence ATGAGTACTGAAGCTATTGAAACGCCGGCAGCGATCGAGCTGCCACGGCTGAAGTCCAAGTACCGCGCGGAAATCGTGGCCAAACTGCAGGATGAGTTCGGCTACGCAAACGTCATGCAGGTTCCTACCCTGACCAAGGTCGTCGTGAACATGGGTGTCGGAGACGCTGCACGCGACTCCAAGCTGATCGAGGGCGCGATTCGCGACCTCACCGCAATCACCGGTCAGAAGCCGCAGGTCACCGCCGCTCGCAAGTCGATTGCGCAGTTCAAACTGCGTGAAGGCCAGCCGATCGGTGCGCACACAACCCTCCGGGGTCGTCGCATGTGGGAATTCCTGGATCGCGTCGTCAGCCTTGCGCTGCCGCGTATCCGTGACTTCCGCGGACTCTCGGATCGTCAGTTCGACGGCAACGGAAACTACACTTTCGGTCTGACCGAGCAGTCGATGTTCCACGAGATCGACCAGGACGCGATTGATCGCGTTCGGGGCATGGATATCACCGTAGTAACTACCGCCAAGACTGACGATGAGGGCCGCGCGCTGCTTCGTCACCTCGGTTTCCCATTCAAGAGCAACTAA
- the rplX gene encoding 50S ribosomal protein L24 — MSANKTVKLKIKKGDLVQVIAGAKADRGGDRGKQGKVLEVYPERNRVLVEGVNRVSKHKKVGASGRGAKTGGIEIHEAPLHISNVALVDPSDKKPTRVGYRTETVERDGRQKAVRVRVSKRSGKDI, encoded by the coding sequence GTGAGCGCGAATAAGACAGTCAAGCTGAAAATCAAGAAGGGCGATCTCGTTCAGGTGATCGCCGGTGCCAAGGCTGATCGTGGCGGAGACCGCGGCAAGCAGGGCAAGGTCCTCGAGGTTTACCCCGAGCGCAACCGTGTCCTGGTTGAAGGCGTCAACCGCGTCAGCAAGCACAAGAAGGTCGGCGCAAGCGGACGCGGAGCGAAGACCGGTGGAATCGAAATCCACGAGGCTCCGCTGCACATCTCGAACGTTGCTCTGGTAGACCCATCGGACAAGAAGCCAACCCGGGTTGGCTACCGCACCGAGACGGTTGAACGGGACGGACGTCAGAAGGCTGTGCGCGTACGTGTATCCAAGCGTTCCGGTAAGGACATCTGA
- the rplN gene encoding 50S ribosomal protein L14, with translation MIQQESRLKVADNTGAKEILTIRVLGGSGRRYAGIGDTIVATVKDAIPGGNVKKGDVVKAVIVRTVKERRRPDGSYISFDENAAVILKTDGEPRGTRIFGPVGRELRDKKFMKIISLAPEVL, from the coding sequence GTGATCCAGCAGGAGTCGCGACTAAAGGTCGCCGACAACACGGGGGCAAAAGAGATTTTGACCATCCGCGTTCTCGGCGGTTCAGGTCGACGTTACGCCGGAATCGGCGACACCATCGTGGCCACCGTCAAGGACGCGATCCCAGGCGGCAATGTGAAGAAGGGCGACGTCGTGAAGGCGGTTATCGTCCGCACGGTGAAGGAGCGCCGTCGTCCAGACGGTTCCTACATCAGCTTCGACGAAAATGCCGCAGTGATCTTGAAGACCGACGGCGAACCACGCGGAACGCGCATCTTCGGCCCGGTTGGCCGTGAACTGCGCGACAAGAAGTTCATGAAGATCATCTCGCTGGCCCCGGAGGTGCTGTAA
- the rpsQ gene encoding 30S ribosomal protein S17 produces MAAAKKAEQESNVSNAVKADNAEAVANETEERAFRKERRGYVVSDKMEKTIVVAVEDRVKHRLYGKIIRRTSKVKVHDENNSAGIGDLVVISETRPLSATKRWRLKEIVERAK; encoded by the coding sequence ATGGCTGCAGCTAAAAAAGCAGAGCAGGAGAGCAACGTGAGCAATGCAGTAAAGGCGGACAACGCCGAAGCTGTTGCTAACGAGACCGAAGAGCGGGCGTTCCGCAAGGAACGCCGTGGCTATGTGGTCTCGGACAAGATGGAAAAGACAATCGTGGTCGCTGTTGAAGATCGCGTGAAGCACCGTCTTTACGGTAAAATCATCCGTCGGACCAGCAAGGTTAAGGTTCACGATGAAAACAACTCTGCCGGCATTGGCGACCTCGTTGTGATTAGCGAGACCAGGCCGTTGTCCGCTACGAAGCGGTGGCGCTTGAAAGAAATCGTAGAGCGCGCCAAGTAG
- the rpmC gene encoding 50S ribosomal protein L29 produces MAIGSKDLSVSALDGYDDERLVEELRKAKAELFNLRFQSATGQLESHGRLRAVRKDIARIYTIIRERELAIRTSPAAAKDDK; encoded by the coding sequence ATGGCTATCGGTTCTAAGGACCTGTCTGTTTCGGCTCTTGACGGTTACGACGACGAGCGTCTCGTCGAAGAGCTGCGCAAGGCGAAGGCAGAACTGTTCAACCTCCGCTTCCAGTCGGCCACCGGCCAGCTGGAAAGTCATGGTCGTCTGCGTGCGGTCCGCAAGGACATCGCGCGTATCTACACGATCATCCGTGAGCGTGAACTTGCTATCCGCACAAGCCCGGCTGCAGCGAAGGACGATAAGTAA
- the rplP gene encoding 50S ribosomal protein L16: MLIPRRVKHRKQHHPGRSGVAKGGTTIAFGEYGIQALEPAYVTNRQIEAARIAMTRYIKRGGKVWINIYPDRPLTKKPAETRMGSGKGSPEWWVANVKPGRVLFELAGVSEEVAREALRLAIHKLPLKARIVRREGGE, encoded by the coding sequence ATGTTGATCCCCCGTCGTGTTAAGCACCGCAAGCAGCACCACCCGGGACGCTCGGGCGTTGCCAAGGGTGGTACCACGATTGCGTTCGGTGAGTACGGAATTCAGGCGCTTGAGCCTGCCTACGTTACGAACCGTCAGATCGAGGCCGCACGTATTGCGATGACGCGCTACATCAAGCGTGGTGGAAAGGTGTGGATCAATATCTACCCCGACCGCCCGCTGACGAAAAAGCCCGCCGAGACCCGAATGGGTTCCGGTAAGGGTTCGCCCGAATGGTGGGTGGCAAACGTTAAGCCAGGCCGGGTTCTGTTCGAACTCGCCGGCGTATCGGAAGAAGTGGCCCGTGAGGCTTTGCGCCTCGCGATCCACAAGCTTCCGCTCAAGGCCCGCATTGTGCGGCGTGAGGGTGGTGAATGA
- the rpsC gene encoding 30S ribosomal protein S3: MGQKINPNGFRLGITTDHRSKWFADSTKVGQRYRDYVGEDVKIRQLMTGGMERAGISKVNIERTRDRVRVDIHTARPGIVIGRRGAEADRIRTDLEKLTKKQVQLNILEVKNPEIDAQLVAQGIAEQLSSRVAFRRAMRKGMQSAQRAGAQGIRVQCSGRLGGAEMSRSEFYREGRVPLHTLRANIDYGFYEARTTFGRIGVKVWIYKGDVTDKELAAQQAAAPSRGPRGGSAGPRGRRGSDRPARGGSERGARGAAPQSGEAAPAAGAAETQNGAED; this comes from the coding sequence GTGGGACAGAAGATTAACCCCAACGGGTTCCGACTCGGTATCACCACCGATCACCGCTCGAAGTGGTTTGCTGATTCGACCAAGGTCGGCCAGCGCTACCGCGACTACGTCGGCGAGGATGTCAAAATCCGCCAGCTGATGACCGGTGGCATGGAACGCGCTGGCATTTCAAAGGTCAACATCGAACGCACCCGGGACCGGGTCCGCGTCGACATCCACACCGCTCGGCCGGGTATTGTCATCGGTCGCCGCGGCGCGGAAGCAGACCGGATCCGCACCGACCTCGAGAAGCTGACCAAGAAGCAGGTTCAGCTGAACATCCTCGAGGTCAAGAACCCGGAGATCGACGCTCAGCTGGTTGCCCAGGGCATTGCAGAGCAGCTCAGCAGCCGCGTGGCATTCCGTCGCGCCATGCGCAAGGGAATGCAGAGCGCTCAGCGTGCCGGCGCACAGGGCATTCGTGTCCAGTGCTCGGGACGTCTTGGCGGCGCCGAGATGAGCCGTTCGGAGTTCTACCGCGAAGGCCGGGTGCCACTGCACACGCTTCGCGCGAACATCGACTACGGCTTCTACGAGGCTCGCACCACCTTCGGCCGGATCGGCGTGAAGGTGTGGATCTACAAGGGTGACGTAACGGACAAGGAACTGGCCGCACAGCAGGCAGCAGCCCCAAGCCGTGGCCCACGTGGCGGCAGTGCCGGTCCTCGTGGCCGTCGCGGCTCGGACCGTCCGGCTCGTGGTGGCTCGGAGCGCGGCGCCCGCGGCGCAGCGCCTCAGTCAGGCGAAGCGGCACCGGCAGCCGGCGCGGCCGAGACCCAGAATGGAGCGGAGGACTAA
- the rplV gene encoding 50S ribosomal protein L22, translating into MEATAKARYLRVTPQKARRVVDLIRGQQASEALAVLKFAQQDVSEPIYKLVASGIANARVKADQLGEAFIEDDLVITAAYVDEGPTMKRFRPRAQGRAFRIKKRTSHITVVLGTADDVKAGAANKKGSAR; encoded by the coding sequence ATGGAAGCCACGGCGAAGGCACGGTACCTCCGTGTCACGCCCCAGAAGGCCCGGCGCGTCGTCGACCTCATTCGTGGTCAGCAGGCGTCTGAGGCTCTGGCGGTGCTGAAGTTTGCACAACAGGATGTTTCCGAACCGATCTACAAGCTTGTCGCTTCGGGCATTGCAAATGCTCGGGTCAAGGCAGACCAGCTCGGTGAAGCATTCATTGAGGACGATTTGGTTATCACCGCTGCATACGTGGACGAAGGTCCAACGATGAAGCGGTTCCGGCCACGCGCCCAGGGTCGGGCATTTCGCATCAAGAAGCGCACCAGCCACATCACCGTAGTGCTCGGCACTGCGGATGATGTCAAGGCCGGCGCGGCTAACAAGAAGGGGAGTGCCCGCTAG
- the rpsS gene encoding 30S ribosomal protein S19, with the protein MPRSLKKGPFVDEHLFKKVAVQNEKGTKNVIKTWSRRSMIVPDFLGHTIAVHDGRKHVPVFVTEAMVGHKLGEFAPTRTFRGHEKDDRKGRRR; encoded by the coding sequence ATGCCTCGCAGCTTAAAGAAAGGCCCCTTCGTGGATGAACACCTGTTCAAGAAGGTGGCAGTCCAGAATGAGAAGGGGACCAAGAACGTCATAAAGACCTGGTCCCGGCGCTCGATGATCGTGCCCGATTTTCTCGGTCACACGATTGCCGTGCACGACGGCCGCAAGCACGTTCCAGTGTTTGTCACCGAAGCGATGGTCGGGCACAAGCTCGGCGAATTCGCACCGACGCGGACCTTCCGCGGCCACGAAAAGGACGACCGGAAGGGTCGCCGCCGCTAA
- the rplB gene encoding 50S ribosomal protein L2: MGIRKYKPTTPGRRGSSVADFVEVTRSTPEKSLLRPLSKNGGRNNQGRITTRHQGGGHKRQYRVIDFRRHDKDGVPAKVAHIEYDPNRTARIALLHYADGEKRYIVAPNKLKQGDAIEAGPAADIKPGNNLAMRNIPVGSVIHAVELRPGGGAKIARSAGSSVQLVAKDGPYAQLRMPSGEIRNVDLRCRATIGEVGNAEQSNINWGKAGRMRWKGKRPTVRGVVMNPVDHPHGGGEGKTSGGRHPVSPWGQAEGRTRRPNKESDKLIVRRRRTGKKR; the protein is encoded by the coding sequence ATGGGAATCCGTAAGTACAAGCCGACGACACCGGGCCGTCGTGGCTCAAGTGTCGCCGACTTCGTCGAAGTGACCCGGTCGACGCCGGAAAAGTCACTTTTGCGTCCGCTGTCGAAGAACGGCGGCCGTAACAACCAGGGACGCATCACCACGCGTCACCAGGGTGGCGGTCACAAGCGCCAGTACCGCGTCATCGACTTCCGTCGGCATGACAAGGACGGCGTACCGGCGAAGGTCGCGCACATCGAGTACGACCCGAACCGCACCGCACGCATTGCATTGCTGCATTACGCGGACGGGGAGAAGCGATACATCGTTGCTCCGAACAAGCTCAAGCAGGGCGACGCCATCGAGGCCGGACCGGCTGCTGACATCAAGCCGGGTAACAACCTGGCGATGCGCAACATCCCGGTCGGTTCCGTTATCCATGCGGTTGAACTTCGCCCTGGTGGCGGAGCAAAGATCGCTCGCTCTGCCGGCTCGTCCGTTCAGCTCGTCGCCAAGGACGGCCCCTACGCCCAGCTGCGTATGCCTTCCGGCGAAATCCGCAACGTCGATCTGCGCTGCCGCGCAACGATCGGTGAGGTCGGAAACGCTGAGCAGTCGAACATCAACTGGGGTAAGGCCGGCCGGATGCGTTGGAAGGGCAAGCGCCCGACCGTGCGCGGTGTCGTGATGAACCCGGTTGACCACCCACATGGTGGTGGTGAGGGTAAGACATCTGGTGGTCGTCACCCGGTTAGTCCGTGGGGACAGGCCGAGGGTCGTACCCGCCGCCCGAACAAAGAGAGCGACAAACTCATCGTGCGTCGCCGTCGTACTGGCAAGAAGCGCTAA
- the rplW gene encoding 50S ribosomal protein L23, with translation MSAVQKDPRDVIIAPVVSEKSYGLIDEGKYTFVVDPRSNKTEIKLAIESIFGVKVASINTLNREGKRKRTRFGWGKRKDTKRAIVALKEGSIDIFGGPLGG, from the coding sequence GTGAGCGCCGTACAGAAAGACCCACGCGATGTCATCATCGCGCCGGTCGTTTCCGAAAAGAGCTACGGCCTGATCGACGAGGGTAAGTACACCTTCGTGGTGGACCCTCGCTCGAACAAGACCGAAATCAAGCTGGCCATCGAAAGCATTTTCGGTGTCAAGGTTGCTTCCATCAACACGCTCAACCGCGAAGGCAAGCGCAAGCGCACCCGTTTCGGGTGGGGCAAGCGCAAGGACACCAAGCGCGCGATCGTTGCTCTGAAGGAAGGCTCGATCGATATCTTCGGCGGGCCGCTCGGCGGCTGA
- the rplD gene encoding 50S ribosomal protein L4 — protein sequence MAETSFSVNVLDAAGKKNGTTELPAEVFGVQTNVPLIHQVVVGQLAAARQGTHSTKTRAEVRGGGKKPYKQKGTGNARQGSIRAPQYAGGGIVHGPQPRDYTKRTPKKMKAAALRGALSDRARLDRVFVISSLVDGDTPSTKSAAVALANLSPRRHKLVVIERSDVVTLKSVRNLVDIHVLTPDQLNTYDVLISDDVVFTSAALETFLKGAAKGKSVKAVATSTEAEAAGSKANEDEEGAK from the coding sequence ATGGCTGAAACTTCTTTCTCCGTAAATGTTCTTGATGCCGCTGGCAAGAAGAACGGCACCACCGAACTGCCTGCAGAGGTATTCGGCGTGCAGACGAACGTGCCGCTGATCCACCAGGTCGTCGTCGGGCAGCTTGCCGCTGCCCGTCAGGGTACGCACTCCACCAAGACCCGCGCCGAAGTGCGCGGTGGTGGTAAGAAGCCGTACAAGCAGAAGGGAACCGGTAACGCCCGTCAGGGCTCGATCCGCGCTCCGCAGTATGCCGGCGGTGGAATTGTGCACGGCCCGCAGCCGCGCGACTACACCAAGCGGACCCCCAAGAAGATGAAGGCTGCCGCGCTTCGTGGCGCTCTGTCCGACCGGGCCCGCCTCGATCGCGTCTTCGTGATCAGCAGCCTGGTGGATGGCGATACGCCATCGACGAAGTCAGCTGCTGTCGCGCTGGCTAACCTGAGCCCGCGCCGTCACAAGCTCGTCGTTATCGAGCGCAGCGACGTCGTCACGCTCAAGAGCGTGCGCAATCTGGTCGACATTCACGTTCTGACACCGGACCAGCTGAACACCTACGACGTTCTGATCTCGGACGATGTCGTGTTCACCTCCGCAGCCCTCGAGACGTTCCTCAAGGGAGCGGCCAAGGGCAAGTCGGTCAAGGCAGTCGCAACCTCCACCGAGGCTGAGGCAGCCGGCTCCAAGGCTAATGAAGACGAGGAGGGCGCGAAGTGA
- the rplC gene encoding 50S ribosomal protein L3, which translates to MPTTRNVKGLLGTKIGMTQVWDEDNRLVPVTVIATGANVVTQVRSADVDGYPAVQIAYGQIDPRKVTKPLTGHFDKAGVTPRRHVVELRTADAAEYTIGQELGTEVFDAGVKVDVTAKSKGKGTAGVMKRHGFSGVGASHGAHRNHRKPGSIGGASTPGRVFRGQRMAGRMGAVRHTTQNLTVHAVDAEKGLLLVKGAVPGPKGAVVLVRSAAKEG; encoded by the coding sequence CTGCCAACGACCCGTAACGTCAAGGGTCTGCTCGGCACCAAGATCGGCATGACCCAGGTCTGGGACGAAGACAACCGTCTGGTTCCCGTCACGGTCATCGCTACCGGCGCCAACGTGGTCACCCAGGTTCGTTCCGCGGACGTCGACGGCTACCCCGCCGTGCAGATTGCCTACGGCCAGATCGATCCCCGCAAGGTGACGAAGCCGCTGACCGGTCACTTCGACAAGGCAGGCGTGACCCCGCGTCGCCACGTGGTTGAACTCCGCACCGCCGACGCCGCCGAATACACCATCGGCCAGGAACTCGGCACCGAGGTGTTTGATGCCGGCGTTAAGGTCGACGTCACCGCGAAGAGCAAGGGTAAAGGAACCGCCGGTGTTATGAAGCGTCACGGCTTCTCGGGCGTCGGCGCCTCCCACGGTGCACACCGCAACCATCGCAAGCCGGGTTCGATCGGTGGAGCTTCCACCCCGGGCCGGGTCTTCCGTGGCCAGCGCATGGCCGGCCGGATGGGCGCCGTGCGCCACACCACTCAGAACCTCACCGTGCACGCGGTTGACGCTGAAAAGGGTCTGCTGCTTGTCAAGGGCGCCGTTCCCGGCCCCAAGGGTGCAGTCGTTCTGGTCCGATCTGCCGCGAAGGAGGGCTAA
- the rpsJ gene encoding 30S ribosomal protein S10, with protein sequence MAGQKIRIRLKSYDHAVIDSAARKIVDTVTRAGATVVGPVPLPTEKNVYCVIRSPHKYKDSREHFEMRTHKRLIDIIDPTPKAVDSLMRLDLADDVNIEIKL encoded by the coding sequence ATGGCGGGACAGAAGATCCGCATTCGGCTCAAGTCGTATGACCACGCGGTAATTGATAGTGCGGCGCGAAAGATCGTCGATACTGTCACCCGTGCTGGTGCAACGGTTGTGGGCCCGGTGCCGCTGCCGACGGAAAAAAACGTGTACTGCGTTATCCGCTCGCCGCACAAGTACAAGGACAGCCGTGAGCACTTCGAGATGCGTACTCACAAGCGGCTCATTGACATCATCGATCCAACGCCGAAGGCGGTTGATTCGCTAATGCGTCTCGACCTCGCTGACGACGTCAACATCGAGATCAAGCTGTAG
- a CDS encoding ABC transporter ATP-binding protein, whose amino-acid sequence MAEIKLQNLVKKYGDGFPAVNDVSLDIADGEFVILVGPSGSGKSTLLRMVVGLEDISEGELLIDGERTNEKAPRDRGLAMVFQNYALYPHLTVFENIAFPLRLGKKKVAESEIKRKVEEAASLLELGEHLQRKPANLSGGQRQRVAMGRAIVRDAKAFLFDEPLSNLDAKLRGQMRTEISRMQRRLATTTLYVTHDQTEAMTLGDKVAVLKRGVLQQYASPQELYEQPVNLFVAGFIGSPPMNFLPAKANSEALQTPLGDIPVSEGLAARLKNASDVVIVGIRPEHFEDLSTVEEQKAKTGATFDARVDVTEWLGNELYAYIPFDTDPTVQEALDELDRDLDGESMRNQVAATLDASSKVREGGEVTLWFDPRRVMVFDPATGENLTRNEDLAAQLAQESEELRKQALERAQQNGTAKAASTAG is encoded by the coding sequence GTGGCTGAAATCAAACTCCAGAACCTCGTGAAGAAGTATGGCGATGGCTTTCCCGCCGTCAACGACGTCAGCCTGGATATCGCCGACGGCGAGTTCGTTATCCTGGTTGGCCCGTCCGGAAGCGGCAAGTCAACACTGCTGCGGATGGTTGTCGGCCTGGAGGACATCAGCGAAGGTGAACTCCTTATTGATGGCGAACGCACCAATGAGAAGGCTCCGCGTGACCGCGGGCTCGCGATGGTCTTCCAGAACTACGCGCTGTACCCGCACCTGACCGTGTTCGAGAACATCGCTTTTCCACTGCGTCTCGGTAAGAAGAAGGTCGCGGAGTCGGAGATCAAGCGGAAGGTCGAGGAAGCCGCCTCGCTGCTGGAACTCGGCGAGCATCTGCAACGCAAGCCGGCAAACCTGTCCGGCGGACAGCGGCAGCGGGTCGCGATGGGCCGGGCGATTGTCCGGGATGCGAAGGCATTCCTGTTCGATGAGCCGCTGTCCAACCTCGACGCGAAGCTTCGTGGCCAGATGCGGACCGAGATTTCCCGGATGCAGCGCAGGCTGGCGACCACCACGCTGTACGTCACCCACGACCAGACCGAGGCAATGACGCTCGGCGACAAGGTTGCGGTGCTCAAGCGCGGTGTGCTTCAGCAGTACGCCTCGCCGCAGGAGCTGTACGAACAGCCGGTGAACCTCTTCGTCGCGGGCTTCATCGGCTCGCCGCCGATGAACTTCCTGCCGGCGAAAGCGAACAGCGAGGCACTGCAGACCCCGCTGGGAGACATTCCTGTCTCCGAAGGGTTGGCCGCCAGGTTGAAAAACGCTTCGGACGTGGTGATCGTCGGCATCAGGCCCGAGCACTTCGAGGACCTGTCGACGGTGGAGGAGCAGAAGGCGAAGACCGGTGCCACCTTCGATGCCAGGGTCGATGTCACCGAGTGGCTCGGAAACGAGCTCTACGCCTACATTCCGTTCGACACGGATCCGACGGTGCAGGAAGCGCTGGACGAACTGGACCGGGACCTCGATGGCGAGAGTATGCGCAACCAGGTTGCCGCCACGCTGGACGCCTCTTCCAAGGTTCGTGAAGGCGGCGAGGTGACGCTCTGGTTCGACCCACGCCGGGTAATGGTCTTCGACCCGGCAACCGGTGAGAATCTGACCAGGAATGAGGACCTGGCCGCGCAGCTTGCGCAGGAATCCGAAGAACTGCGGAAGCAGGCGCTGGAAAGGGCTCAGCAGAACGGCACAGCCAAGGCGGCATCCACGGCAGGGTAG
- a CDS encoding carbohydrate ABC transporter permease, giving the protein MTQLSTREKVLWALAALFITIYALFPVAWMVSLSLKSAGDISNGSFFPTTAEWENYGLIFVGSAQELFVPALWNSIGICLIATFVAVVLATLTAYAVARLDFPGKRAILTMALAVSIFPVISIVTPLYNLWSRIGLYDTWPGLIIPYLSLTLPISIWTLAAFFRQIPWELEQAAQVDGATSWQAFRKVIVPLAMPGVFTTAIIAFFIAWNDFLYGISLTSTTAARPVPAALSSFTGASQFEDPAGAITAAAIVVTIPVIVLVLLFQRRIVSGLTNGAVKG; this is encoded by the coding sequence ATGACGCAACTGTCTACCCGTGAGAAAGTTCTGTGGGCACTCGCGGCCCTGTTCATCACGATCTACGCACTGTTCCCCGTCGCCTGGATGGTGTCGCTTTCGCTGAAGTCGGCTGGCGACATCTCGAATGGCAGCTTCTTCCCGACCACGGCCGAGTGGGAAAACTACGGGCTGATCTTCGTCGGCAGCGCGCAGGAGCTTTTCGTGCCCGCGCTGTGGAACTCGATCGGCATCTGTTTGATCGCAACGTTTGTCGCGGTAGTCCTCGCCACCCTGACCGCGTACGCTGTGGCACGGCTCGACTTCCCGGGCAAAAGGGCGATCCTGACCATGGCGCTGGCGGTATCGATCTTCCCGGTGATCTCGATCGTGACGCCGCTCTACAACCTATGGAGCCGGATCGGGCTCTATGACACCTGGCCCGGGCTGATCATCCCGTATCTGTCGCTGACGCTGCCGATTTCGATCTGGACCCTGGCCGCATTCTTCCGGCAGATCCCGTGGGAACTGGAACAGGCCGCGCAGGTAGATGGCGCCACGAGCTGGCAGGCATTCCGAAAAGTGATCGTTCCGCTGGCAATGCCAGGCGTGTTCACGACCGCAATCATTGCATTCTTCATCGCGTGGAACGACTTCCTCTACGGAATATCACTGACGTCGACAACCGCGGCCCGGCCAGTACCCGCCGCGCTGTCGTCCTTCACCGGTGCCTCGCAGTTCGAAGACCCGGCCGGCGCAATCACCGCGGCCGCCATCGTCGTCACGATTCCGGTCATCGTTCTCGTGCTGCTGTTCCAGCGCCGAATAGTTTCCGGTCTGACCAACGGAGCGGTGAAAGGTTAG
- a CDS encoding carbohydrate ABC transporter permease has product MTTQLEAPEENKKLPDQKKKKLVMSDRGKQEAKLGWWLAGPAVVVLLAVTAYPILQAAYQSLFNYRLTDPDNRFFNWGQNYVVILSDPQWWTTLGVTVMLTVFTVAVELVLGFALALVMLNAVRAVKPWIRTVILVPYGIITVVSAFSWSYAFDLGTGFVNNWLAVFGLDPNYDWFGGFWSSFFVISAAEIWKTTPFISLLLLAGLAQIPGEMVEAAKVDGATWWERMRKVIIPNMKAAIMVALLFRTLDAFRIFDSVFVMTAGAQNTATVSFLAYNQSIAQLQVGMGSAVSIMLFICVAIICFIFIKLFKVDLSQARGE; this is encoded by the coding sequence ATGACGACGCAGCTCGAGGCACCTGAAGAGAACAAGAAGCTACCTGACCAGAAGAAAAAGAAGCTGGTGATGTCCGACCGCGGCAAGCAGGAGGCAAAGCTCGGCTGGTGGCTGGCCGGGCCGGCAGTCGTCGTCCTGCTGGCGGTCACCGCCTACCCGATCCTGCAAGCCGCGTATCAGTCGCTGTTCAACTACCGGCTGACCGACCCTGACAACAGGTTCTTCAACTGGGGGCAGAACTATGTGGTGATTCTGAGCGATCCGCAGTGGTGGACAACGCTTGGGGTCACGGTGATGCTCACCGTGTTCACAGTGGCGGTTGAACTCGTGCTCGGTTTCGCATTGGCACTTGTGATGCTCAACGCGGTTCGGGCGGTCAAGCCCTGGATCCGGACCGTGATCCTTGTGCCGTACGGCATCATCACGGTGGTGAGCGCATTTTCCTGGAGCTATGCGTTCGACCTGGGCACCGGCTTCGTCAACAACTGGCTGGCGGTGTTCGGCCTCGATCCGAACTACGACTGGTTCGGCGGCTTCTGGTCGTCCTTCTTCGTGATCTCGGCAGCGGAGATCTGGAAGACCACGCCGTTCATTTCGCTTTTGCTGCTGGCCGGCCTGGCCCAGATACCCGGCGAGATGGTTGAGGCCGCCAAAGTCGACGGCGCCACCTGGTGGGAGCGGATGCGCAAGGTGATCATCCCGAACATGAAGGCAGCCATCATGGTCGCGCTGCTGTTCAGGACGCTCGATGCCTTCCGAATATTCGACAGCGTTTTCGTGATGACGGCGGGAGCACAGAACACGGCAACTGTGTCATTCCTCGCCTACAACCAGTCGATTGCGCAGCTACAGGTAGGTATGGGCTCTGCGGTCTCGATCATGCTGTTCATCTGTGTTGCGATCATCTGCTTTATCTTCATCAAGCTGTTCAAGGTCGATCTGTCTCAGGCAAGGGGGGAGTAG